A stretch of DNA from Limnohabitans sp. MORI2:
TTGACTTTTCATGATTAGGCCTGATCTTAACCAATGGACAGCCTCCCAAAGCTCGCATCACTTCGATGTGGTCGTAGTAGGCGGAGGAGCCACTGGCCTTGGTGTTGCAGTTCAGGCTGCTTTAGAAGGGCGAAGGATTGCATTGATTGAAGGTCGGGATTTCGCCAGTGGTACATCTTCCCGCTCCACGAAATTGCTTCATGGCGGGGTACGCTATTTGGCGCAGGGCCAGTTTCGACTTATTCAAGAGGCATTGCGTGAACGCTCGATCATGCTTAAGCTTGCCCCACACTTGGCACAACCGATACCGTTCGTAGTGGCAGAGCGGAAATGGTCATCTTGGTTAGTTTCAAGTCTTGGACTCAACATTTATCAAATGCTGTCCAGGAATCTCAGTCTCGGACCCACCGCAGGTGTTTCATCAAAAGCTCTTCACCAAATTGCACCAACTTTGCCACCAGCGGCAGCTGGCGTACGTTATTGGGACGGTCAATTTGATGATGCCCGCTATGCAATAGCGCTTGCACAAACCGCCAATGCCGCAGGGGCAATGATTCGCAACCACACGTTGGTCACGAGCTTGCAAAATAACGCAGAGGGTTGGACCCTGGGGCTGAGAGACAGCTTCGACGGAACAACCAGCCAAATAAGAACCCGTTGTGTTGTAAATGCAACGGGGGTGTGGGTTGACGATTTGCGGCACCAATTACTAACCTCCCCTAAAACAAGTGGAGGAGCATCCTCAAGCAAGCATTTATCAGATCGATGGGTACAACCCAGCCAAGGCGTTCATTTGGTGGTCAGTCGCGAGGTATTGCCATTGAACGAGGCTGTCTTGGTGCCTCGAACAAGAGATGGACGCGTACTTTTTGCAATTCCTTGGCTGGGATCAATAGTAATTGGCACCACTGACACGCCTCGAAATGATGCACCGCTGGAACCTCGCCCCTACAGTCATGAATTGAAATTTCTGTTCGAAGAGTCGCATCGACACTTGGGCGTCAAGTTACACATCAGTGACATAAAAAGCGTTTGGGCCGGGTTGCGTCCTTTGGTCAATCGCACATCTGATGAACGCACCACAAGCCAGATCTCTCGTGAGCACTTGATTGTTCGAGAACAACCGGGCTTCATCACAGTCACTGGCGGCAAGTGGACCACCTACCGATCAATGGCCGAGTTGGTGATGAAATCCTTGGTCGAGTCAAATGATCTGCCTGCGTCTTCTGTACATGCGCAGACTCAGAATCACGCACTGAAAGGTGCACCCGCCTTCGCGACTCATCGTCTGAGGGACGCTCCCAGTTTGAATTTGTATGGAACAGCTAGCGCGATTATTCAAGACATGACTGGACCCAATGACACCATAGGACTTGGACTCAC
This window harbors:
- a CDS encoding glycerol-3-phosphate dehydrogenase/oxidase; its protein translation is MIRPDLNQWTASQSSHHFDVVVVGGGATGLGVAVQAALEGRRIALIEGRDFASGTSSRSTKLLHGGVRYLAQGQFRLIQEALRERSIMLKLAPHLAQPIPFVVAERKWSSWLVSSLGLNIYQMLSRNLSLGPTAGVSSKALHQIAPTLPPAAAGVRYWDGQFDDARYAIALAQTANAAGAMIRNHTLVTSLQNNAEGWTLGLRDSFDGTTSQIRTRCVVNATGVWVDDLRHQLLTSPKTSGGASSSKHLSDRWVQPSQGVHLVVSREVLPLNEAVLVPRTRDGRVLFAIPWLGSIVIGTTDTPRNDAPLEPRPYSHELKFLFEESHRHLGVKLHISDIKSVWAGLRPLVNRTSDERTTSQISREHLIVREQPGFITVTGGKWTTYRSMAELVMKSLVESNDLPASSVHAQTQNHALKGAPAFATHRLRDAPSLNLYGTASAIIQDMTGPNDTIGLGLTEHMVRYSARNEWAVTVEDMLARRWRALFLDARMAKVMAPKVARYLQAETGINPQLHDFEILCDQYTLSEISQGHD